From Cotesia glomerata isolate CgM1 linkage group LG2, MPM_Cglom_v2.3, whole genome shotgun sequence, a single genomic window includes:
- the LOC123260141 gene encoding enhancer of rudimentary homolog, whose amino-acid sequence MSHTILLVQPGNRPETRTYSDYESVNECLEGVCKIYEEHLKRRNPNTPTITYDISQLFDFIDQLTDLSCLVYQKSTNTYAPYNKDWIKEKIYVLLRRAAGHSE is encoded by the exons ATG TCTCATACTATTCTGTTAGTACAGCCGGGAAATCGTCCAGAGACACGCACTTATTCTGATTATGAAAGTGTTAACGAGTGTCTTGAAg GCGTCTGTAAGATTTACGAAGAACACTTGAAGAGAAGGAACCCAAATACTCCGACAATAACCTACGACATAAGTCAATTGTTTGACTTTATCGATCAATTAACGGATCTCTCGTGTCTGGTTTATCAAAAATCAACAAACACGTATGCTCCTTATAATAAAGACtggattaaagaaaaaatatatgtctTATTGCGCCGTGCTGCTGGTCACAGTGAGTGA
- the LOC123258812 gene encoding phospholipase DDHD1-like: MSHNIVVDPFSETPLDLDDIQDDQKENGMDIAEEITDELPYAVPLTPEEVRWFYKDGVDKRWIEFCGYDSLRIENAWRLCQGQDANQTNENSISYERVVVKGGMYDVELDNMRCVSIYWPGEEWEILRATWFYDASWIPLEIEHSKVIEENHLRLFEKKQSSRSTPEEIAPSHSYKVLHTVHFPEFHVDWHAINDVALYSEYTPSKLMRSVTSKLGFTKTSGYRLKRGYKVSSTMDDKPHDIDHLVFVVHGIGQKRDTGKIIRNTASFRDCVDWCKQKYFPNSSHRVEFFPVEWRSSLKLDGDIVDAITPYSVMSIRHLLNTSAMDILYYTSPLYGGEVRAGLQRELNRLYFMFISRHPGWSGKVSVLAHSLGCVIVYDIVTGWMGPDTRPPSPAAPDVLLVTDGLKFTIENLFCLGSPLSVFLALRTRTPANPGDIMPPGLCKKFFNIFHWSDPVAYRMEPLLVRNYSKIEPVLILPYGGVDNPDQPLSLGNVESIPTSDNEEKDDKEADSPTDTPNRTVEKGSWSLWGLVRAGWNTKEGASPTPDANIIRPDEELEQRLDYVLRAGGLGRNYLYTVTAHTAYWSNYDVAYFVLTRLFPNLET; encoded by the exons ATGTCTCATAATATTGTCGTTGATCCTTTTAGTGAAACTCCATTGGATTTGGATGACATTCAAG atgATCAGAAAGAGAATGGGATGGACATTGCGGAAGAAATAACTGATGAACTGCCGTATGCAGTGCCATTGACACCTGAAGAAGTCAGATGGTTTTACAAGGACGGCGTTGACAAAAGATGGATAGAATTTTGCGGGTATGATAGCCTAAGAATCGAAAATGCTTGGAGACTATGCCAGGGTCAGGATGCCAATCAGacaaatgaaaattcaatAAGTTATGAAAGAGTTGTTGTCAAAGGTGGGATGTATGATGTTGAATTAGACAATATGAGATGTGTCTCTATTTATTGGCCAG GTGAAGAATGGGAAATACTAAGAGCAACGTGGTTTTACGATGCCAGTTGGATTCCATTGGAGATAGAACACTCGAAAGTTATAGAGGAGAATCATTTAagactttttgaaaaaaaacaatcgtcAAGGTCAACACCTGAGGAAATAGCTCCCTCGCATTCCTACAAag TTCTTCACACAGTACATTTCCCAGAATTTCATGTTGATTGGCATGCCATTAATGATGTCGCGCTTTATAGTGAATACACACCGAGCAAATTAATGCGTAGCGTTACCTCTAAACTAGGATTTACTAAAA CAAGTGGATATCGCCTGAAGCGCGGTTACAAGGTCTCCTCGACAATGGATGATAAGCCACATGATATTGATCATTTGGTATTCGTTGTCCATGGCATTGGTCAGAAACGTGATACCGGTAAAATCATACGAAACACTGCCTC GTTTCGTGATTGTGTTGACTGGTGCAAGCAGAAATATTTTCCTAACTCATCACATCGCGTCGAATTTTTTCCAGTCGAATGGCGATCTTCTTTAAAACTCGACGGTGACATAGTAGATGCAATAACTCCGTACAGTGTAATGAGCATAAGACATCTGTTAAACACATCTGCAATGGATATTCTTTATTACACAAGCCCATTGTACGGGGGAGAAGTACGCGCTGGTCTGCAACGTGAGCTGAATCGTTTGTATTTCATGTTTATAAGCCGGCATCCCGGATGGAGTGGAAAGGTATCAGTGCTGGCTCACTCACTCGGCTGTGTTATTGTTTATGACATCGTTACTGGTTGGATGGGGCCAGATACTAGACCACCATCCCCAGCAGCGCCTGACGTCCTTCTCGTTACAGACGGACTAAAATTcacaatagaaaatttattttgcctTGGCTCACCTTTATCAGTATTTTTAGCGTTACGTACAAGAACGCCGGCAAACCCAGGAGACATAATGCCCCCGGGATTGtgtaaaaagtttttcaatatttttcattgGTCTGATCCAGTTGCTTATCGAATGGAGCCATTACTTGTTAGGAATTACAGCAAAATTGAGCCGGTACTTATTTTGCCTTATGGTGGTGTCGATAATCCAGATCAACCATTGTCATTAGGAAATGTTGAATCAATACCTACGTCag atAACGAAGAAAAAGATGATAAAGAAGCTGATAGTCCTACCGATACCCCTAATAGAACGGTTGAAAAAGGCTCATGGAGCTTATGGGGTCTTGTAAGAGCTGGATGGAATACCAAAGAAGGCGCCTCACCTACTCCTGATGCTAATATCATTAGACCTGATGAAG aactAGAACAACGACTTGACTATGTTTTACGAGCGGGTGGATTAGGCCGTAATTATTTGTATACAGTAACAGCTCATACCGCGTATTGGAGTAATTATGACGTTGCCTATTTTGTATTAACTAGATTATTCCCAAACTTAGAAACTTGA